A stretch of DNA from Pseudomonas sp. HN11:
TATTCACCCACAACTCTCCTCGAAGACGACGGTTGCGCTGAGATTCACTTCGGCCCTTATCGACTACTGCCCAAGCGCCATCAACTGCTCAAGCATGGGCAGCCCGTGAGCCTGGGCAACCGTGCACTGACGCTGCTGATTGCCCTTGCCTCAAGACCCGGCGAATTGCTGCAGAAAACCGAATTGCTCGACATCGCCTGGCCGAAACTGGTGGTGGAGGAATGCAACCTGCGCACGCAGATCAAGACCCTGCGCCGTACACTGGGTGACGATGAGGCGCGGTATATCGCCACGGCACCAGGCCTGGGTTATCGCTTTGTTGCGCCGACCTGGTTTGAACGAACACCGCAACCGCGGGTGAAGGAACCGGTAGTGCTGGG
This window harbors:
- a CDS encoding winged helix-turn-helix domain-containing protein gives rise to the protein MNYSPTTLLEDDGCAEIHFGPYRLLPKRHQLLKHGQPVSLGNRALTLLIALASRPGELLQKTELLDIAWPKLVVEECNLRTQIKTLRRTLGDDEARYIATAPGLGYRFVAPTWFERTPQPRVKEPVVLGVYGCRHCRGGGSVPLFAQMGMQNS